A single window of Ferrimonas balearica DSM 9799 DNA harbors:
- a CDS encoding fumarate reductase iron-sulfur subunit, protein MSARTLIFEIFRFDPQLPGDKPRTERFELEETPGMTVFIALNRLREEQDRSLQFDFVCRAGICGSCAMVINGKPTLACRTLTSTFSSPIITLMPLPGFELIGDLSVNTGKFMRALSERVGAWLHPTDAKPCINALEAPMDPAEAEAIYEADRCVECGCCVAGCATAQMRETFIAAVGFNKVARFALDSRDARKPDDFYHIIGDEDGVFGCMTLLGCHDNCPKDLNHQAQIAYLRRQLLRGSRIL, encoded by the coding sequence ATGAGCGCCCGTACCCTGATCTTTGAGATCTTCCGATTTGATCCCCAGCTGCCGGGCGATAAGCCGCGCACCGAGCGGTTTGAGCTGGAGGAAACCCCGGGCATGACGGTGTTTATCGCCCTCAACCGCCTGCGGGAAGAGCAGGACCGCTCGCTGCAGTTCGACTTTGTCTGCCGCGCCGGCATCTGTGGCAGTTGCGCCATGGTGATCAACGGCAAACCGACCCTGGCTTGCCGCACCCTGACCAGCACCTTCAGCAGCCCCATCATTACTCTGATGCCGCTGCCGGGCTTTGAGCTGATTGGCGACCTGTCGGTGAACACCGGCAAGTTTATGCGTGCGCTGTCTGAGCGGGTGGGTGCCTGGCTGCACCCGACCGACGCCAAGCCCTGCATCAATGCGCTGGAAGCACCGATGGACCCGGCGGAAGCCGAAGCGATCTACGAGGCGGACCGTTGCGTGGAATGCGGCTGTTGCGTGGCCGGTTGTGCCACTGCGCAGATGCGGGAAACCTTTATCGCCGCGGTGGGATTCAACAAGGTGGCGCGTTTTGCACTGGACAGTCGCGATGCGCGCAAACCGGATGATTTCTACCACATCATCGGCGATGAAGACGGCGTGTTCGGTTGCATGACCCTGCTGGGTTGTCACGACAACTGTCCGAAAGACCTCAACCACCAGGCCCAGATCGCCTACCTGCGCCGCCAGTTGCTGCGCGGCTCCCGCATCCTCTAA
- a CDS encoding ABC transporter permease has protein sequence MNTTNTLIRPPKRSHWQITCDVVFALIIRELKTRFGANRLGYFWALAEPIAQAGIMVLIFTLLGRNSISGVPVALFMLVAILPFKFFSKLVPQLTAAVEANKGLLSYRQVTAADPILSRVIIETVTFLVVYLLLMATLAWLNFSVVPENLLALLGVSALVLMLALGLGLMLCSAVTYWKDTGKVVAMVMQPMFFISGIFFCATMIPQQYWYLFSWNPLFHVTELSRDAYFSAYTTPVGSWEYLGLWAFSCFTLGLMTFRVCQQRFITS, from the coding sequence ATGAACACAACCAACACTCTTATCCGCCCGCCCAAGCGCAGCCATTGGCAGATCACCTGTGATGTGGTGTTTGCCCTCATCATCCGGGAACTGAAAACCCGCTTTGGCGCCAACCGACTGGGCTACTTTTGGGCCTTGGCGGAGCCTATTGCTCAAGCCGGCATCATGGTTCTTATCTTCACTCTGCTAGGACGCAATAGCATTTCTGGCGTTCCTGTCGCCTTGTTTATGCTGGTGGCCATTCTGCCCTTTAAGTTTTTCAGCAAACTGGTGCCACAACTCACTGCGGCCGTCGAAGCCAACAAAGGATTGCTGAGCTACCGCCAGGTAACGGCAGCGGACCCCATCCTCAGCCGCGTCATTATTGAAACCGTGACGTTTTTGGTGGTGTACCTGTTATTGATGGCGACCCTGGCCTGGCTGAACTTTAGCGTCGTACCGGAAAATCTGCTGGCGCTCCTTGGGGTCAGCGCGCTCGTGCTGATGTTGGCGCTGGGATTGGGACTGATGCTGTGCAGCGCCGTCACCTACTGGAAAGACACCGGCAAAGTGGTGGCCATGGTAATGCAGCCGATGTTCTTTATCTCCGGCATATTCTTCTGCGCCACCATGATTCCGCAGCAGTACTGGTACCTGTTCAGCTGGAATCCCCTGTTCCATGTCACTGAGCTCAGCCGTGACGCCTACTTCAGCGCCTACACCACCCCGGTAGGCAGTTGGGAGTACCTGGGACTCTGGGCGTTCAGCTGTTTTACTCTGGGGTTGATGACCTTTCGGGTGTGTCAGCAGAGGTTTATCACCTCATGA
- the dusB gene encoding tRNA dihydrouridine synthase DusB produces MKIGPYHLDNQLIVAPMAGVTDLPFRQLCRRLGAGLAVSEMLSSNPLVWATEKSMARMDHSSESGIRSVQIAGCEPELMAQAAQFNVERGAQIIDINMGCPAKKVNKKLAGSALLRHPDLVRQILHAVVNAVEVPVTLKIRTGWDPDNRNGVEIAQIAEQSGIAALAVHGRTRQCMYKGEAEYDTIAAIKRSVSIPVIANGDIDSPEKAKFVLDHTGVDGLMIGRPAQGRPWIFREIQHYLATGEHLAPPSLEERKELMTGHLEHLHAFYGDERGMRIARKHVGWYLDNQQQPELRRQFNALDSACAQRDALAGFFEQH; encoded by the coding sequence TTGAAAATTGGACCCTATCACCTGGACAACCAGCTGATCGTGGCCCCGATGGCCGGAGTCACGGATTTGCCCTTTCGCCAACTGTGTCGTCGTTTAGGCGCCGGTCTGGCCGTGTCAGAGATGCTCTCATCCAACCCCTTGGTGTGGGCAACGGAGAAATCCATGGCACGTATGGACCACAGTAGTGAGAGCGGTATCCGTTCCGTCCAGATCGCCGGCTGCGAACCCGAGTTGATGGCTCAGGCCGCCCAGTTCAACGTTGAACGGGGCGCGCAGATCATCGACATCAATATGGGTTGCCCGGCCAAAAAAGTTAACAAGAAGCTGGCTGGCTCAGCCCTGCTGCGCCACCCGGATCTGGTGCGCCAAATCCTCCATGCCGTGGTAAACGCGGTGGAGGTGCCGGTGACCCTCAAGATCCGCACCGGTTGGGACCCGGATAACCGCAACGGCGTTGAGATTGCTCAAATCGCCGAGCAAAGTGGTATCGCTGCACTCGCCGTACATGGCCGTACACGCCAATGTATGTATAAAGGCGAAGCAGAGTACGACACCATTGCTGCTATCAAGCGGTCCGTGTCCATACCGGTGATCGCCAATGGCGACATCGACAGCCCGGAAAAAGCCAAGTTCGTCTTGGACCACACCGGCGTTGATGGGCTCATGATTGGTCGTCCGGCACAGGGACGTCCCTGGATCTTCCGTGAGATCCAGCACTACCTGGCCACCGGAGAACACCTTGCGCCCCCTTCACTGGAGGAACGCAAGGAACTGATGACGGGACATCTGGAACACCTGCACGCTTTTTACGGCGACGAGCGCGGCATGCGCATCGCCCGTAAACATGTGGGCTGGTATCTGGACAACCAACAGCAGCCGGAACTGCGCCGACAGTTCAATGCCCTGGACAGCGCCTGTGCACAGCGCGATGCCCTGGCCGGCTTCTTCGAACAACATTGA
- a CDS encoding AAA family ATPase: MTSRRQRLQTLLNELKPGLYERDDALALTLLATLSGHHTFLFGPPGTGKSLLARRVAAAFADSAYFECLMNRFSTPDEVFGPVALSALKADRYERQTEGYLPRADLAFLDEIFKASPAILNTLLTLINERQFRNGDQLLPVPLKGLITAANEIPEVEAGLDALYDRLLVRLIAAPTQDWDNFSALLQGSANPPVQVSQPIDTATWQQWHREMAAVRLDQQTLLAIARLRSALARQLPDLYLSDRRWQWAAGLLKAAAYFEQRHHTQPSDLLLLTHVLWHRPEQQATVAALVADELARLPLNSEPLLNELEWWESRLHEQLFYQEDAYDTVEFFPQQFFFANQGEQRQERGGYFYVKRQAVHIHRRAEPVHFDFFVHQSQMTSRAPFHPFDPLGHQRENVQCQFRDNGILTIRYDELGRFDHSAYEVEPFSPPLKQRKGERRAHIDPDKLAEAQTALAQLRQGLDQLKAEAESLLGQLQQQPEPLFVRAEALAQMANGWANGIEDLALSQLRCDALISLANDVPCST; this comes from the coding sequence ATGACATCACGACGCCAGCGCCTGCAAACGCTGCTGAACGAGCTCAAACCGGGGTTGTATGAGCGGGACGATGCTCTGGCCCTGACCCTGCTGGCCACCCTGTCCGGCCATCACACCTTTCTGTTCGGCCCCCCGGGCACCGGCAAAAGTTTGCTGGCCCGACGGGTGGCAGCGGCCTTTGCCGACAGCGCCTACTTTGAATGCCTGATGAACCGCTTCAGCACCCCGGATGAGGTGTTTGGTCCGGTGGCCCTCAGCGCCCTCAAAGCGGACCGCTACGAGCGCCAGACTGAGGGTTACCTGCCCCGGGCCGATCTCGCCTTTCTCGACGAGATCTTCAAAGCCAGCCCCGCCATCCTCAACACCCTGCTGACCCTGATCAACGAGCGCCAGTTCCGCAATGGTGACCAGCTGCTGCCGGTGCCCCTCAAAGGGCTGATCACCGCTGCCAATGAGATCCCCGAGGTGGAAGCCGGCCTGGACGCACTGTATGACCGCCTGCTGGTGCGCCTTATCGCCGCGCCGACTCAGGACTGGGACAACTTCAGTGCCCTGCTGCAGGGAAGCGCCAATCCGCCGGTGCAGGTAAGCCAGCCCATCGATACCGCCACCTGGCAACAGTGGCACCGTGAGATGGCCGCCGTCAGGCTTGACCAGCAAACCCTGCTGGCCATCGCCCGCCTGCGCTCCGCTCTGGCCCGGCAACTGCCGGATCTCTACCTGTCGGATCGTCGCTGGCAGTGGGCCGCCGGGCTGCTCAAAGCCGCCGCCTACTTTGAACAGCGACACCACACCCAACCCAGCGACCTGTTGCTGCTGACCCATGTGCTCTGGCACCGGCCAGAGCAACAGGCCACCGTGGCCGCACTGGTGGCCGATGAACTGGCCCGGCTGCCGCTGAACAGCGAGCCGCTGCTGAACGAGCTGGAGTGGTGGGAATCGCGACTGCATGAGCAGCTGTTTTATCAGGAGGACGCGTACGACACGGTGGAGTTCTTCCCCCAACAGTTCTTCTTTGCCAACCAGGGTGAACAGCGCCAGGAGCGGGGAGGCTACTTCTATGTCAAACGTCAGGCGGTGCATATCCATCGCCGCGCCGAGCCGGTGCACTTTGATTTCTTTGTGCACCAGTCCCAAATGACCAGCCGCGCCCCGTTCCACCCCTTTGACCCCCTCGGCCACCAGCGTGAAAACGTGCAGTGCCAGTTCCGCGACAACGGCATCCTCACCATTCGCTATGACGAGCTGGGCCGCTTCGACCACAGCGCCTACGAAGTCGAACCGTTCTCTCCCCCACTCAAGCAGCGCAAAGGGGAACGCCGCGCCCACATCGACCCCGACAAACTGGCCGAAGCCCAAACGGCTCTGGCCCAGCTGCGACAGGGGCTGGACCAACTCAAAGCCGAAGCTGAGTCGCTGCTGGGCCAGCTGCAACAGCAACCGGAGCCGCTGTTCGTGCGGGCCGAGGCGCTGGCACAGATGGCCAACGGCTGGGCCAATGGCATTGAGGATCTGGCGCTGTCCCAGTTGCGCTGCGATGCGCTGATCAGCCTCGCGAATGACGTGCCATGCTCGACCTGA
- a CDS encoding VWA domain-containing protein: MLDLTPQLQGLDSLLAQSPALQARLTDTLAQLDREARATLANECPYQPELSQCLSREQQLAEQGVTPARLATWLEEHDALMARCGVPANRPFWQQQRSQLKQQPERLLPLARLLLQQQRRALEQAQAQWQLNRLSVLRRDYLARLQAWLDTLLALQQRFRGLGLDPGVLVDLADSDALQQTAAELNRWADYLRGNPGILDLCERIGRHRQPQSQTEWHPITRRVAHWPLQANAPAPESLFGLLPGRDLPQLLPSEWAQLGDPELASLFELKYLEARLLAYQRRGWQRELQWRQETRLEPSETERARGPLVIAVDTSLSMQGTPESAAKAIALCLSATARSHHRPVHLINFATELAERDLTQHSEGLLGFLQLSFHGGTDVALALEAALNTLSRPDYELADVVLLSDMVLLDLPQPLLQRIDEARRQGHQIHAVAIGEIVRTTNLNSRLDCQWQFCPLQGDIEQSEGEAPAAAVQHGHWQGLAGSA, from the coding sequence ATGCTCGACCTGACCCCACAACTGCAGGGGCTGGATTCCCTGCTGGCCCAGTCCCCCGCCCTGCAGGCCCGACTGACCGACACCCTGGCCCAGCTGGATCGTGAGGCCCGCGCCACTCTGGCCAATGAGTGCCCCTACCAGCCTGAGCTGTCTCAGTGCCTGAGCCGGGAACAGCAGCTGGCCGAGCAGGGCGTCACCCCGGCCCGGCTGGCGACCTGGCTGGAGGAACATGACGCGCTGATGGCCCGCTGCGGTGTGCCCGCCAACCGCCCCTTCTGGCAGCAGCAACGGAGCCAGCTGAAGCAACAACCGGAGCGCCTTCTCCCCCTCGCACGGCTGCTGCTGCAACAGCAACGCCGGGCGCTGGAGCAGGCCCAGGCCCAGTGGCAGCTCAATCGCCTCAGTGTGCTGCGCCGGGACTACCTGGCCCGACTTCAGGCCTGGCTCGATACCCTGCTGGCACTGCAACAGCGTTTCCGCGGGCTGGGGCTGGACCCCGGAGTGCTGGTTGACCTCGCCGACAGCGATGCCCTGCAGCAAACCGCGGCGGAGCTGAACCGTTGGGCCGACTATCTGCGCGGTAACCCCGGCATTCTGGACCTGTGTGAACGCATCGGTCGCCACCGCCAGCCACAAAGCCAGACCGAGTGGCACCCCATCACCCGGCGGGTCGCCCACTGGCCTTTGCAGGCCAACGCGCCCGCGCCGGAAAGCCTGTTTGGCCTGCTGCCGGGGCGCGACCTGCCCCAGCTGCTGCCCAGCGAATGGGCCCAGCTCGGTGACCCCGAACTGGCCAGCCTGTTTGAACTGAAATACCTCGAAGCGCGCCTGTTGGCCTATCAGCGCCGGGGCTGGCAACGCGAGCTGCAATGGCGCCAGGAGACCCGGCTGGAACCCAGCGAAACCGAACGGGCCCGGGGCCCACTGGTGATCGCGGTGGACACCAGCCTGTCGATGCAGGGCACCCCGGAAAGCGCCGCCAAGGCCATTGCCCTGTGCCTGAGCGCCACCGCCCGCAGCCACCACCGGCCGGTGCACCTGATCAACTTCGCCACCGAGTTGGCCGAGCGTGACCTCACTCAGCACAGCGAGGGACTGTTGGGCTTTTTGCAGCTCAGTTTTCATGGCGGCACCGATGTGGCGCTGGCGCTGGAGGCGGCCCTCAACACCCTGTCCCGCCCGGACTACGAGCTGGCCGACGTGGTGCTGCTGTCCGATATGGTGCTGCTGGACCTGCCGCAGCCGCTGCTGCAGCGGATTGATGAAGCACGGCGGCAGGGGCACCAGATCCATGCGGTGGCGATCGGCGAAATCGTCCGAACCACCAACCTGAATTCGCGACTGGATTGCCAATGGCAGTTCTGCCCCTTGCAGGGCGACATTGAGCAGAGCGAGGGAGAAGCCCCTGCCGCTGCCGTGCAACACGGACATTGGCAGGGGCTGGCCGGGTCGGCTTAG
- a CDS encoding fumarate reductase flavoprotein subunit: MKTRYTDALVIGGGLAGLRVAIACREQGLDTTVLSLIPAKRSHSAAAQGGMQASLGNSLKGEGDNEDVHFHDTVKGSDWGCDQDVARMFTHVAPKAVREAANWGVPWTRVTAGPRQVVVNAEKVTLDEPKEAHGLINARDFGGTKKWRTCYTSDGTGHSLLYALDNQAIGMGIEVHERMEAVRLIHDGERCHGAVVRCLVTGELIAYLARTTTIATGGYGRLWSVSTNAIICEGTGAAIALETGKVALGNPEAVQFHPTAIVPVGILTTEGCRGDGGLLRDVDGHRFMPDYEPEKKELASRDVVSRRMTEHMRKGKGVPSPYGDHLWLDITLLGKEHIEKNLREVQEICQYFLGIDPVKEWIPVRPTQHYSMGGVRTNAQGESDGLKGLYAVGEAACWDMHGFNRLGGNSLAETVVAGMIIGESVAVASKQTPMGDRDLAQRFVEAEQAEIDALLAREIGEDVYVLRRDMEALMMDKVGIFRTGAELDKAVSELTSLLERSANIALLNKRRHSNPELVEALKVPRMLKLALCIATAAAARTESRGAHAREDYPQRNDRDWLKRTLVRWPEGQAAPQLSYETLDVMAMELPPGYRGYGVDNAIAHPDTERREAEIAQWDAANPDADRFQRQQALMPYDLPKPYRARNQRRTGED, from the coding sequence ATGAAAACCCGTTATACCGACGCGTTGGTGATAGGTGGTGGCCTGGCCGGCCTGCGTGTGGCCATCGCCTGCCGTGAGCAGGGCCTCGACACCACTGTGCTGTCCCTGATCCCCGCCAAACGCTCTCACTCTGCGGCCGCCCAGGGCGGCATGCAAGCCAGCCTGGGCAATAGCCTCAAAGGCGAGGGCGACAACGAAGATGTCCACTTCCACGACACCGTCAAAGGCTCCGACTGGGGCTGCGACCAGGATGTGGCCCGCATGTTTACCCACGTGGCCCCCAAAGCGGTGCGCGAAGCCGCCAACTGGGGTGTGCCCTGGACTCGTGTTACCGCCGGCCCCCGCCAGGTGGTGGTGAACGCGGAGAAGGTCACGCTGGATGAGCCCAAAGAGGCGCACGGCCTGATCAATGCCCGCGACTTCGGTGGCACCAAGAAGTGGCGCACCTGCTACACCTCTGACGGCACCGGCCACTCTCTGCTGTACGCCCTGGATAATCAGGCCATCGGCATGGGCATCGAAGTGCATGAGCGGATGGAAGCGGTCCGTCTTATCCATGACGGCGAGCGCTGTCACGGTGCCGTGGTGCGCTGCCTGGTTACCGGCGAGTTGATCGCCTACCTGGCCCGCACCACCACCATCGCCACCGGCGGTTATGGCCGGCTCTGGTCGGTCTCCACCAATGCCATCATCTGTGAAGGCACCGGTGCCGCCATTGCGCTGGAAACCGGCAAGGTGGCGCTGGGCAACCCGGAAGCGGTGCAGTTCCACCCCACTGCCATTGTGCCGGTGGGCATTCTCACCACCGAAGGCTGCCGTGGTGACGGGGGTCTGCTGCGTGACGTGGATGGCCACCGCTTTATGCCGGACTATGAGCCGGAGAAGAAAGAGCTGGCCTCCCGCGACGTGGTGTCCCGCCGCATGACCGAACACATGCGCAAGGGCAAGGGCGTGCCCAGCCCCTACGGTGATCACCTGTGGCTCGACATCACCCTGCTGGGCAAGGAGCACATTGAGAAGAACCTGCGTGAAGTGCAGGAGATCTGTCAGTACTTCCTCGGCATCGACCCGGTGAAGGAGTGGATCCCGGTCCGCCCGACCCAGCACTACTCCATGGGCGGTGTGCGCACCAATGCCCAGGGCGAGAGCGATGGCCTTAAGGGGCTGTACGCGGTGGGCGAAGCCGCCTGTTGGGACATGCACGGCTTTAACCGTCTTGGCGGTAACTCGCTGGCCGAAACCGTGGTGGCGGGGATGATCATTGGTGAATCGGTGGCGGTGGCCAGCAAGCAGACGCCGATGGGCGATCGCGACCTGGCGCAGCGCTTTGTGGAAGCCGAACAAGCCGAGATTGATGCCCTGCTGGCGCGGGAGATTGGGGAGGACGTCTACGTTCTGCGCCGCGATATGGAAGCGCTGATGATGGACAAGGTGGGCATCTTCCGTACCGGCGCCGAGCTGGACAAGGCGGTCTCCGAGCTGACCAGCCTGCTGGAGCGCAGCGCCAATATCGCCCTGCTGAACAAGCGCCGTCACAGCAACCCGGAGTTGGTGGAAGCGCTGAAAGTGCCGCGCATGCTCAAGCTGGCCCTGTGCATCGCCACTGCGGCGGCAGCCCGAACCGAGAGCCGCGGCGCCCACGCCCGGGAAGATTACCCGCAGCGTAATGACCGTGACTGGCTGAAGCGGACTCTGGTGCGCTGGCCTGAAGGCCAGGCGGCGCCGCAACTGAGCTACGAAACCCTGGATGTGATGGCGATGGAGCTGCCACCGGGGTATCGCGGCTACGGCGTCGACAATGCCATTGCCCACCCGGATACCGAACGCCGCGAGGCGGAGATCGCCCAGTGGGATGCGGCCAACCCGGACGCCGACCGTTTCCAACGTCAGCAGGCGCTGATGCCCTATGACCTGCCGAAGCCCTACCGGGCCCGTAACCAGCGCCGCACAGGAGAAGATTGA
- the prmA gene encoding 50S ribosomal protein L11 methyltransferase, translating into MAWIQIRLNATNETAETISDELMELGAASVTFVDAQDTPVFEPLPGETRLWGDTDVIGLFDAVTDMAPVIDALKAMPELAQQMTYKVEALEDKDWEREWMDNFHPMQFGRRLWICPSWREAPEPDAVNVMLDPGLAFGTGTHPTTALCLTWLDGLELGDKSVVDFGCGSGILAIAAIKLGAQSVVGLDIDPQALTASADNAQRNGVEEKLTVYLPKNQPDDLQADVVVANILAGPLRELAPVISALVKPGGQLALSGLLVEQAEELRAIYGQWFDLNPTAIEGDWCRLDGQKRID; encoded by the coding sequence ATGGCCTGGATCCAGATCCGCCTTAATGCCACCAATGAAACCGCCGAAACCATCAGCGACGAACTGATGGAACTGGGCGCGGCCTCCGTCACCTTTGTCGATGCCCAGGACACCCCGGTGTTCGAACCGCTGCCGGGCGAAACCCGCCTGTGGGGCGATACCGACGTGATTGGCCTGTTCGACGCCGTCACCGACATGGCGCCGGTGATCGACGCCCTGAAGGCGATGCCGGAACTGGCCCAGCAGATGACCTACAAAGTGGAAGCGCTGGAAGACAAGGACTGGGAGCGCGAGTGGATGGACAACTTCCACCCGATGCAGTTTGGCCGTCGCCTTTGGATCTGCCCCTCCTGGCGTGAAGCGCCGGAGCCGGATGCCGTCAACGTGATGCTGGACCCGGGCCTGGCCTTTGGTACCGGCACTCACCCCACCACCGCCCTGTGCCTGACTTGGCTGGATGGCCTGGAGCTGGGCGACAAGTCCGTGGTCGACTTCGGTTGTGGCTCCGGCATTCTGGCCATCGCCGCCATCAAACTGGGCGCGCAAAGCGTGGTGGGCCTGGATATCGACCCGCAGGCCCTGACCGCTTCTGCCGACAACGCCCAGCGTAACGGCGTCGAAGAGAAGCTGACCGTGTACCTGCCCAAGAACCAGCCCGACGACCTACAGGCCGACGTGGTGGTGGCCAACATCCTGGCTGGCCCGCTGCGTGAACTGGCCCCGGTGATCAGCGCCCTGGTGAAGCCCGGCGGCCAATTGGCCCTCTCCGGCCTGCTGGTGGAACAGGCCGAAGAGCTGCGTGCCATCTACGGCCAATGGTTCGACCTGAACCCGACCGCAATCGAAGGCGACTGGTGTCGTCTCGACGGCCAGAAGCGGATCGACTAA
- a CDS encoding fumarate reductase respiratory complex (part of three member fumarate reductase enzyme complex FrdABC which catalyzes the reduction of fumarate to succinate during anaerobic respiration; FrdAB are the catalytic subcomplex consisting of a flavoprotein subunit and an iron-sulfur subunit, respectively; FrdC is the cytochrome b-556 subunit), whose product MFKLSPFGRGPAIMDGLQGLSGALLALFLLLHLHLEASILIGPEAFDAVAWFLHAGWADPAGHGYAAMVVAASLVILTLLALHVWTALRRVPIQFRQWRALSRHLHWVHHSGTRWWLVQLVTGMALMIFLPVHLITMMTQPHQISVELSALRIVNEGGWLLYGVLLPLAVLHGVIGLARLALKWLPSFTGRQGLRRITAVVVVYLLVLGGVSLAAHIDNGQRLNDGQSLSVQSR is encoded by the coding sequence ATGTTTAAACTCTCTCCCTTTGGCCGGGGGCCCGCCATTATGGATGGGCTCCAGGGGCTTAGCGGCGCGCTTTTGGCGCTGTTTCTGCTGCTCCACCTGCACCTTGAGGCCAGCATTCTGATTGGCCCTGAGGCGTTTGATGCCGTGGCCTGGTTCCTCCATGCCGGTTGGGCTGACCCCGCCGGGCACGGTTATGCCGCCATGGTGGTGGCCGCCAGTCTGGTGATCCTGACTCTGTTGGCCCTGCACGTCTGGACCGCCCTGCGCCGTGTGCCGATCCAGTTCCGCCAGTGGCGGGCGCTGAGCCGCCACCTGCACTGGGTACATCACTCCGGCACCCGCTGGTGGCTGGTGCAGCTGGTGACGGGCATGGCACTGATGATCTTCCTGCCGGTGCACCTGATCACCATGATGACCCAACCCCACCAGATCAGCGTTGAGCTGTCGGCGTTGCGCATCGTCAATGAGGGCGGCTGGCTGCTCTATGGCGTGCTGCTGCCACTGGCGGTGTTGCACGGCGTGATTGGTCTGGCCCGTCTGGCACTGAAATGGTTGCCCAGCTTTACCGGTCGCCAGGGGCTGCGCCGCATCACCGCCGTGGTGGTGGTGTACCTGCTGGTGTTGGGGGGCGTCAGCCTCGCCGCCCACATCGACAATGGCCAGCGTCTGAACGACGGCCAATCCCTCTCCGTTCAATCGAGATAA
- the fis gene encoding DNA-binding transcriptional regulator Fis produces the protein MFDQQNSFSEAHQLTVGQIETPNGTVKPQLLRDSVKRAVSNYFAQLDGQEASEVYEMVLCEVEQPLLDIVMQYTRGNQTRAANILGINRGTLRKKLKKYGMN, from the coding sequence ATGTTTGACCAGCAGAACTCCTTTTCTGAAGCGCACCAGCTGACCGTAGGCCAGATCGAAACCCCGAACGGTACCGTTAAGCCCCAGTTACTGCGCGACTCCGTGAAGCGTGCCGTAAGCAACTACTTTGCTCAACTGGACGGTCAGGAAGCCTCCGAAGTGTACGAAATGGTGCTGTGCGAAGTGGAACAACCGCTGCTGGACATCGTCATGCAGTACACCCGCGGTAACCAGACCCGCGCCGCCAACATCCTCGGCATCAACCGCGGCACCCTGCGTAAGAAGCTGAAGAAGTACGGCATGAACTAA